From a region of the Pseudoxanthomonas sp. X-1 genome:
- the rlmB gene encoding 23S rRNA (guanosine(2251)-2'-O)-methyltransferase RlmB, with protein MSKQNQWIVGVNAVASAIDNDADHVREVLIDGGSKNARLIEIEENARRKGIDVRRVTTQALDGVGGQVRHQGVAARYAAARTWDEGELPGLIEGAQGRALLLVLDGVQDPHNLGACLRSAAAAGVTAVVIPKDKSVGLNATVRKTSAGAADRIPVIAVTNLARTLREIQKAGVWIYGLAGEAENSLYALDLTGNVALVLGGEGDGMRRLTREHCDGLVKIPMPGDIESLNVSVATGVTLFEAVRQRGA; from the coding sequence ATGAGCAAACAGAACCAATGGATCGTCGGCGTCAACGCCGTCGCCTCGGCCATCGACAACGACGCCGACCACGTGCGCGAAGTGCTGATCGATGGCGGCAGCAAGAACGCGCGCCTGATCGAAATCGAGGAGAACGCGCGCCGCAAGGGCATCGACGTGCGCCGGGTCACCACCCAGGCGCTGGACGGCGTCGGCGGCCAGGTGCGCCACCAGGGCGTGGCCGCGCGTTACGCCGCCGCGCGCACCTGGGACGAGGGCGAGCTGCCCGGCCTGATCGAGGGGGCTCAGGGCCGCGCGCTGCTGCTGGTGCTCGACGGCGTGCAGGACCCCCACAACCTCGGCGCCTGCCTGCGCAGCGCGGCCGCGGCCGGGGTCACGGCGGTGGTCATCCCCAAGGACAAGTCGGTCGGCCTGAACGCCACCGTGCGCAAGACCTCGGCCGGTGCCGCCGACCGCATCCCGGTGATCGCCGTGACCAACCTGGCGCGCACGCTGCGCGAGATCCAGAAGGCCGGCGTGTGGATCTACGGCCTGGCCGGCGAGGCGGAGAACTCGCTGTACGCACTGGACCTGACCGGCAATGTCGCGCTGGTGCTCGGCGGCGAGGGCGACGGCATGCGCCGGCTCACGCGCGAGCACTGCGACGGGCTGGTGAAGATCCCGATGCCGGGCGACATCGAAAGCCTCAACGTCTCGGTCGCCACCGGCGTGACCCTGTTCGAGGCCGTGCGCCAGCGCGGCGCCTGA
- a CDS encoding GFA family protein encodes MGEYSGGCQCGAVRFHVSGTLEDASICHCRMCQKAFGAYYAPLVSTRGATLTWTRGQPTRFASSNLVERGFCNQCGTPLTYEAPDGVALAAGAFDTPALFPPRIQYGVEGRLPFVDALHGLPTRRTEQDAESLEFLSRIVSFQHPDRDL; translated from the coding sequence ATGGGCGAGTACAGCGGCGGGTGTCAGTGCGGTGCGGTGCGCTTCCACGTCAGCGGCACGCTGGAGGACGCCTCGATCTGCCACTGCCGCATGTGCCAGAAGGCCTTCGGTGCGTATTACGCGCCGCTGGTGTCCACGCGCGGCGCCACCCTGACCTGGACGCGGGGGCAGCCCACGCGCTTTGCCTCCTCCAACCTGGTGGAACGCGGCTTCTGCAACCAGTGCGGCACGCCGCTGACCTACGAGGCGCCCGATGGCGTGGCGCTGGCGGCCGGCGCGTTCGACACCCCGGCGCTATTCCCGCCGCGCATCCAGTACGGCGTGGAAGGTCGGCTGCCGTTCGTCGATGCGCTGCATGGACTGCCGACGCGTCGCACCGAACAGGACGCCGAGTCGCTGGAGTTCCTGTCGCGCATCGTCTCGTTCCAGCATCCTGACCGCGATCTCTGA